The genome window TCCCACAAGGCTTTCAGTGGGCTGCTGGGGCTGGAGGAGCTGACCATAGAGAGGTGCAACCTGACCGCTATCTCCGGCCAGTCACTGTCCTACCTGAGGGGGCTGGTCACCCTGAGGCTGCGGCACCTGGCCATCCCTGCCCTGGAGGACCAGAACTTCAAGAAGCTGTCCGGGCTGAAGGAGCTGGAGATCGACAACTGGCCCCTGCTGGAGTACATCTCTCCTTCCAGCTTCCAGGGCCTCAACCTCTCCTGGCTGTCCatcaccaacaccaacatcacCTCGGTACCTTCCCCCGCCTTCCGCAACCTGGCGCACCTCACCAACCTCAACCTTTCCTACAACCCCATCAGCGTGCTGGAGCCCTGGGCCTTCAAGGACTTGGTCCGTCTGAAGGAGCTGCACCTGGTCAGCACCTTGCTGGTCACAGTGGAACCTCAGGCCCTGGGAGGGCTGAGGCAGATCCGCGTCCTCAACGTGTCCAACAACTTCCTCGTCACGCTGGAGGAGGGCTCCTTCCACTCCGTCAACAGCCTGGAGACCCTCCGCATTGACGGAAACCCCCTGTCCTGTGACTGCCGTCTGTTGTGGATCCTGCAGAGGCGCAAGACCCTCAATTTCGACGGCAGGCAGCCCACATGCGCGGGGCCCGCGGAGGTGCAGGGGAATGTCCTCAGCACCTTCTCGGACTCGGCACTCTTCGACTACTTCACCTGCCAGAGGCCCAGGATCCGGGAACGCAAGCTGCAGCACGTGGCGGCCAGGGAGGGCCAGCAGGTGTCCTTCCTGTGCCGCGCGGAGGGGGAGCCCCCGCCTACCGTCGCCTGGGTGTCGCCCCAGCGGAGGAAGATCACCACCAAGAACCTGGGCCGCGTTACCGTGCTGCCAGGAGGGACGCTGGAGATCCGCTACGCCCAGGTCCAGGATAGCGGCACCTACATCTGCATCGCCAGCAATGCCGGCGGCAACGACACCTACTTCGCCACATTGACAGTGAAGAGCCAGCCCCTGGACGCGTCCCTCTACGCCAACCGATCCTTCTACCTGGGCGACTTCAACGAGACCAGCCTGAACGACACCAGAGTCTTCCTCAAGTTCACCCTGGACCTCAAGACCATCCTGGTCTCCACGGCGATGGGCTGCATCACCTTCATGGGCGTGGTCC of Polyodon spathula isolate WHYD16114869_AA unplaced genomic scaffold, ASM1765450v1 scaffolds_1363, whole genome shotgun sequence contains these proteins:
- the LOC121309576 gene encoding leucine-rich repeat and immunoglobulin-like domain-containing nogo receptor-interacting protein 3, coding for MQSMKRTMPPWNLALALVLMSAASYCQGCPARCDCAPHVKSVACHRKRLSSIPEGIPTETRVLDLSRNRLRCVASGDLTPYPLLEEVDLSENIISLLEPGAFSSLYSLRVLRLRGNQLALIPTGSFSRLANLTQLDLSENKIVILLDFTFLDLRSLKNLEVGDNDLVYISHKAFSGLLGLEELTIERCNLTAISGQSLSYLRGLVTLRLRHLAIPALEDQNFKKLSGLKELEIDNWPLLEYISPSSFQGLNLSWLSITNTNITSVPSPAFRNLAHLTNLNLSYNPISVLEPWAFKDLVRLKELHLVSTLLVTVEPQALGGLRQIRVLNVSNNFLVTLEEGSFHSVNSLETLRIDGNPLSCDCRLLWILQRRKTLNFDGRQPTCAGPAEVQGNVLSTFSDSALFDYFTCQRPRIRERKLQHVAAREGQQVSFLCRAEGEPPPTVAWVSPQRRKITTKNLGRVTVLPGGTLEIRYAQVQDSGTYICIASNAGGNDTYFATLTVKSQPLDASLYANRSFYLGDFNETSLNDTRVFLKFTLDLKTILVSTAMGCITFMGVVLFCFLLLFVWSRSRGQHKNNFSVEYSFRKVDGPVTSGGQGGARKFNMKMI